The Gasterosteus aculeatus chromosome 17, fGasAcu3.hap1.1, whole genome shotgun sequence genome includes a window with the following:
- the fam83c gene encoding protein FAM83C isoform X2 encodes MMSSEGLRPPAAPRKPLGKLASRLEEVKNPWRQVASLELSHNEAARLATDALLELGEQEYRRVLAEERELNFLSPAELRYIAGQAAKAAAGGGAAAGGAGCSGERDFGDGDAVSDLTSGTYFPMMSDDEPPLLELGWPDSPARCGPSETQIYFQRDKSHNVKDIIRGLINRAKKVIALVMDVFTDVDLLCDLMEASNKRKVPVYILLDEKNLQHFTDMCSALDVRSAHMSNMRIRSTCGDTYCTKSGKKFTGQVLEKFMIIDCEEVMAGSYSFTWLSAQVHSNMVMHFSGRITDSFDREFRCLYADSQLIDCFYCPEDEGASYYQPYQAAMMSPGAAAGLDLLSDRQRDWRSSDNSSSQSSSSVSSVKAAPGMTSSTVYKVTQGHDSKPPPSPQRRGSGQTPTPQSHVTPGPRGPANGGANHSAAMDRPPPPYGHPPGAMRPNAGAPSSKFQGLGWYDHMFTSSNPKAPPPPPAHDGRPPRRQRSPSNLFLNRLSDLFLPPSSKETFRRSPSPLGTPPWGGPDLSQPEPESQQSPPPPPAPLSPTVPMNRQDQKRMTLGHSKLDLVNQYNQLKSRQVYSRFELKTSN; translated from the exons GCTGGGGAAGCTCGCCTCCcggctggaggaggtgaagaaccCGTGGCGGCAGGTGGCCTCGCTGGAGCTCAGCCACAACGAGGCGGCGCGTCTGGCCACGGACGCGCTGCTGGAGCTCGGGGAGCAGGAGTACCGGCGCGTGCTGGCCGAGGAGCGGGAGCTCAACTTCCTGTCCCCCGCGGAGCTGCGCTACATCGCCGGCCAGGCGGCCAAGGCGGCCGCCGGAGGCGGCGCCGCGGCAGGCGGCGCCGGTTGCTCCGGCGAGCGGGACTTCGGGGACGGAGACGCCGTGTCCGACCTCACCTCCGGGACCTACTTCCCGATGATGTCCGACGACGAGCCGCCGCTGCTGGAGCTCGGCTGGCCGGACTCCCCGGCGAGGTGCGGGCCGTCCGAGACGCAGATCTACTTCCAGAGGGACAAGTCCCACAACGTGAAGGACATCATCAGGGGCCTGATCAACAGGGCCAAGAAG GTGATCGCGCTGGTGATGGACGTCTTCACGGACGTGGACCTGCTGTGTGACCTCATGGAGGCCTCCAACAAGCGCAAAGTCCCCGTGTACATCCTGCTGGACGAGAAGAACCTGCAGCACTTCACTGACATGTGCTCGGCCCTCGACGTCCGCAGCGCCCACATGAGC AACATGAGGATCCGCAGCACATGTGGTGACACTTACTGCACAAAGAGCGGCAAGAAGTTCACCGGTCAGGTGCTCGAGAAGTTCATGATCATCGACTGTGAGGAGGTCATGGCCGGGTCctacag cttCACCTGGCTGTCGGCTCAGGTGCACAGCAACATGGTGATGCACTTCTCCGGTCGCATCACCGACAGCTTCGACCGGGAGTTCCGCTGCCTGTACGCCGACTCGCAGCTCATCGACTGCTTCTACTGCCCGGAGGACGAGGGGGCGTCGTACTACCAGCCCTACCAGGCCGCCATGATGAGCCCCGGCGCCGCGGCGGGGCTGGACCTGCTCTCCGACAG gcaGAGGGACTGGCGCTCCTCTGATAACTCCAGCAGCCAATCGAGCAGCAGCGTTTCCAGCGTCAAGGCTGCGCCCGGGATGACCTCCAGCACCGTGTACAAGGTCACCCAAGGTCACGACAGCAAACCGCCCCCCAGCCCCCAGAGGAGGGGCTCGGGGCAAACGCCGACTCCTCAGAGCCACGTGACGCCGGGGCCGCGAGGTCCCGCCAACGGGggagccaatcacagcgcagcTATGGACCGGCCGCCGCCCCCCTACGGCCATCCGCCCGGCGCCATGCGGCCCAACGCAGGCGCCCCCTCCTCCAAGTTCCAGGGGCTGGGGTGGTACGACCACATGTTCACCAGCTCCAACCCCAaagccccgccgcccccccccgcccacgaCGGCAGGCCGCCCCGCAGGCAGCGGTCCCCCTCCAACCTGTTCCTCAACAGACTCTCGGACCTCTTCCTGCCCCCCTCCAGCAAAGAGACCTTCCGCAGGTCCCCGTCCCCTCTCGGCACCCCGCCCTGGGGGGGGCCGGACCTCTCTCAGCCCGAGCCGGAGAGCCAGCagagcccgccccccccgccggcgCCGCTCTCCCCGACCGTGCCGATGAATCGGCAGGACCAGAAGCGCATGACGCTGGGCCACAGCAAGCTGGACCTGGTGAACCAGTACAACCAGCTCAAGTCCAGGCAGGTGTACAGCCGCTTCGAGCTCAAGACCTCCAACTGA
- the fam83c gene encoding protein FAM83C isoform X1 encodes MMSSEGLRPPAAPRKPLGKLASRLEEVKNPWRQVASLELSHNEAARLATDALLELGEQEYRRVLAEERELNFLSPAELRYIAGQAAKAAAGGGAAAGGAGCSGERDFGDGDAVSDLTSGTYFPMMSDDEPPLLELGWPDSPARCGPSETQIYFQRDKSHNVKDIIRGLINRAKKVIALVMDVFTDVDLLCDLMEASNKRKVPVYILLDEKNLQHFTDMCSALDVRSAHMSNMRIRSTCGDTYCTKSGKKFTGQVLEKFMIIDCEEVMAGSYSFTWLSAQVHSNMVMHFSGRITDSFDREFRCLYADSQLIDCFYCPEDEGASYYQPYQAAMMSPGAAAGLDLLSDSRQRDWRSSDNSSSQSSSSVSSVKAAPGMTSSTVYKVTQGHDSKPPPSPQRRGSGQTPTPQSHVTPGPRGPANGGANHSAAMDRPPPPYGHPPGAMRPNAGAPSSKFQGLGWYDHMFTSSNPKAPPPPPAHDGRPPRRQRSPSNLFLNRLSDLFLPPSSKETFRRSPSPLGTPPWGGPDLSQPEPESQQSPPPPPAPLSPTVPMNRQDQKRMTLGHSKLDLVNQYNQLKSRQVYSRFELKTSN; translated from the exons GCTGGGGAAGCTCGCCTCCcggctggaggaggtgaagaaccCGTGGCGGCAGGTGGCCTCGCTGGAGCTCAGCCACAACGAGGCGGCGCGTCTGGCCACGGACGCGCTGCTGGAGCTCGGGGAGCAGGAGTACCGGCGCGTGCTGGCCGAGGAGCGGGAGCTCAACTTCCTGTCCCCCGCGGAGCTGCGCTACATCGCCGGCCAGGCGGCCAAGGCGGCCGCCGGAGGCGGCGCCGCGGCAGGCGGCGCCGGTTGCTCCGGCGAGCGGGACTTCGGGGACGGAGACGCCGTGTCCGACCTCACCTCCGGGACCTACTTCCCGATGATGTCCGACGACGAGCCGCCGCTGCTGGAGCTCGGCTGGCCGGACTCCCCGGCGAGGTGCGGGCCGTCCGAGACGCAGATCTACTTCCAGAGGGACAAGTCCCACAACGTGAAGGACATCATCAGGGGCCTGATCAACAGGGCCAAGAAG GTGATCGCGCTGGTGATGGACGTCTTCACGGACGTGGACCTGCTGTGTGACCTCATGGAGGCCTCCAACAAGCGCAAAGTCCCCGTGTACATCCTGCTGGACGAGAAGAACCTGCAGCACTTCACTGACATGTGCTCGGCCCTCGACGTCCGCAGCGCCCACATGAGC AACATGAGGATCCGCAGCACATGTGGTGACACTTACTGCACAAAGAGCGGCAAGAAGTTCACCGGTCAGGTGCTCGAGAAGTTCATGATCATCGACTGTGAGGAGGTCATGGCCGGGTCctacag cttCACCTGGCTGTCGGCTCAGGTGCACAGCAACATGGTGATGCACTTCTCCGGTCGCATCACCGACAGCTTCGACCGGGAGTTCCGCTGCCTGTACGCCGACTCGCAGCTCATCGACTGCTTCTACTGCCCGGAGGACGAGGGGGCGTCGTACTACCAGCCCTACCAGGCCGCCATGATGAGCCCCGGCGCCGCGGCGGGGCTGGACCTGCTCTCCGACAG caggcaGAGGGACTGGCGCTCCTCTGATAACTCCAGCAGCCAATCGAGCAGCAGCGTTTCCAGCGTCAAGGCTGCGCCCGGGATGACCTCCAGCACCGTGTACAAGGTCACCCAAGGTCACGACAGCAAACCGCCCCCCAGCCCCCAGAGGAGGGGCTCGGGGCAAACGCCGACTCCTCAGAGCCACGTGACGCCGGGGCCGCGAGGTCCCGCCAACGGGggagccaatcacagcgcagcTATGGACCGGCCGCCGCCCCCCTACGGCCATCCGCCCGGCGCCATGCGGCCCAACGCAGGCGCCCCCTCCTCCAAGTTCCAGGGGCTGGGGTGGTACGACCACATGTTCACCAGCTCCAACCCCAaagccccgccgcccccccccgcccacgaCGGCAGGCCGCCCCGCAGGCAGCGGTCCCCCTCCAACCTGTTCCTCAACAGACTCTCGGACCTCTTCCTGCCCCCCTCCAGCAAAGAGACCTTCCGCAGGTCCCCGTCCCCTCTCGGCACCCCGCCCTGGGGGGGGCCGGACCTCTCTCAGCCCGAGCCGGAGAGCCAGCagagcccgccccccccgccggcgCCGCTCTCCCCGACCGTGCCGATGAATCGGCAGGACCAGAAGCGCATGACGCTGGGCCACAGCAAGCTGGACCTGGTGAACCAGTACAACCAGCTCAAGTCCAGGCAGGTGTACAGCCGCTTCGAGCTCAAGACCTCCAACTGA